The proteins below are encoded in one region of Portunus trituberculatus isolate SZX2019 chromosome 17, ASM1759143v1, whole genome shotgun sequence:
- the LOC123505068 gene encoding cell division cycle-associated protein 7-like, which translates to MMMLRPQDLSEYELLREQNIQKRQHLMAALMRDFQEFKSSVAPPKPVMKEVKEPNKEQQQQRRLSGCAPRRRSSRNSRFQPYHSPPRTRGRRQAANSAQSEWERLIQDDDANPYWVPIDEDDPEEEEKEPQPLYVKFHFTLCQRTSDGDSDKGEEESEDEIECFVEDMDVTKMRPADQYDSLYSCGVRQQSRRSSEGAGSGGRRKGNLSFDPNVNIVMPEDITPAALRNVAERSGGKVYNAYVGTTCHQCRQKTIDTKTVCRSGDCSGVRGMFCGPCLKNRYGEEVKEALLDPRWMCPPCRGLCNCSICRNRSGKGATGILINIARARGFDNVKDYLESLIK; encoded by the exons ATGGCAGCTCTTATGAGAGACTTCCAGGAGTTCAAGTCTTCAGTGGCTCCACCAAAGCCCgtcatgaaggaagtgaaggaacccaacaaagagcagcagcagcagcggcggctcAGTGGTTGTGCCCCCCGGCGACGCAGCAGTAGGAATAGCAGGTTCCAGCCGTATCACTCCCCCCCAAGGACCAG AGGACGACGGCAAGCTGCCAACAGTGCACAGTCGGAGTGGGAGCGTCTCATTCAGGATGACGATGCAAACCCTTATTGGGTTCCCATAGACGAGGACGaccccgaggaggaggagaaggaacccCAGCCTCTCTATGTCAAGTTTCACTTCACTCTGTGCCAACGGACTTCAGACGGCGACTCAgacaaaggggaggaagaatcaGAGGATGAGATAGAGTGTTTTGTGGAG GACATGGACGTGACCAAGATGAGGCCGGCAGACCAGTATGACTCACTGTACAGCTGTGGCGTGAGGCAGCAGAGCAGGCGCAGCAGTGAAGGTGCAGGGAGTGGCGGCCGGCGGAAAGGAAACCTCAGCTTTGACCCAAATGTGAATATAGTGATGCCCGAGGACATCACTCCAGCGGCCCTGAGGAACGTGGCGGAgcgaagtggagggaaggtgtacaacgcctacgtaggaaccaccTGTCACcagtgcag GCAAAAGACTATAGACACCAAGACAGTGTGTCGCTCTGGAGACTGTTCAGGCGTACGGGGGATGTTCTGCGGCCCCTGCCTCAAGAACCGCTacggggaggaggtgaaggaggcgcTGCTTGATCCG CGATGGATGTGCCCCCCCTGCCGTGGCCTGTGCAACTGCTCCATCTGCCGTAACAGGAGTGGGAAGGGCGCCACAGGGATCCTCATTAACATTGCCAGGGCGCGTGGCTTTGACAACGTGAAGGATTACCTGGAGAGCCTTATCAAGTAG